In the Enterococcus saigonensis genome, one interval contains:
- the cbpB gene encoding cyclic-di-AMP-binding protein CbpB, which yields MIGTTVQELLLENQDNFLVPAENVASLLYSNPLDHALLVLSKVGYSKIPVLDKDDRFVGLIGLNDIVGKMIDLRKIDTDNLAGLTVADVMEIGVDYARDDADLEDILHLLVNNAFLPIVNSERIFVGIITRKEVLKATNHLVHELEKRYSLVEKAEKKKDKLFVI from the coding sequence TTGATAGGAACCACTGTCCAAGAACTTTTGTTAGAAAATCAAGATAATTTTTTAGTGCCAGCAGAAAACGTTGCATCATTGCTATATTCTAATCCTTTAGATCATGCATTATTAGTTTTATCAAAAGTAGGCTATTCGAAAATTCCGGTTTTAGATAAAGATGATCGATTTGTTGGCTTAATCGGTTTAAATGATATTGTTGGAAAAATGATTGATTTAAGAAAAATTGATACCGATAATTTGGCTGGATTAACAGTAGCAGATGTAATGGAAATTGGAGTAGATTATGCTAGAGATGATGCTGATTTGGAAGATATCTTACATCTATTGGTGAACAATGCTTTTTTACCAATTGTAAATAGCGAACGTATTTTTGTGGGGATAATTACCCGTAAAGAAGTATTGAAAGCGACTAATCATTTGGTTCATGAGCTTGAAAAGCGTTATAGTTTGGTTGAAAAAGCAGAAAAAAAGAAGGATAAACTCTTCGTTATTTAA
- a CDS encoding amino acid ABC transporter permease, giving the protein MNFFDAFSFVNMRFLMDGLRVTVEVSVLSIIFSFIIGGFIGVIRFSNIPFLSKILGVVVDIIRNLPLLLIIFFTYFALPQIGICFDIFWSAVVALSIFESAMLSEVFRAGLNAVPKGQMEAGLSTGLTYVETMRSIVVPQAFKSMIPAIVSQLISLIKDTSLAVIISLPELTHNAKIIYGQNENYVLPMFLAMTIAYFIVCYALSLVSKYLETRQYNY; this is encoded by the coding sequence TTACGAGTGACTGTCGAGGTTTCAGTGCTATCAATTATTTTTAGTTTTATCATCGGTGGTTTTATCGGCGTTATTCGTTTTAGTAATATTCCCTTTCTATCTAAAATTTTAGGTGTAGTTGTTGATATTATTCGAAATTTACCACTATTACTAATAATTTTCTTCACGTATTTTGCTTTACCACAAATTGGTATCTGCTTTGATATTTTCTGGTCAGCAGTGGTGGCATTGAGTATTTTTGAGTCTGCAATGCTTTCTGAAGTTTTTCGCGCGGGGTTGAATGCCGTACCAAAAGGTCAGATGGAAGCAGGGTTATCGACGGGATTAACATACGTGGAGACAATGCGCTCAATTGTTGTTCCTCAAGCTTTTAAATCAATGATTCCAGCAATTGTCAGCCAGTTAATTTCGTTAATTAAAGATACTTCGCTTGCTGTGATTATTTCGTTACCGGAACTAACACACAATGCAAAGATTATTTATGGTCAAAATGAAAATTATGTTTTACCAATGTTTTTAGCTATGACAATCGCTTATTTCATTGTCTGTTATGCTTTGTCTTTAGTTTCTAAATATTTGGAAACAAGACAATATAATTATTAA
- the racE gene encoding glutamate racemase, translated as MGNKRAIGLIDSGVGGLTVLKEALKQLPNENLIYLGDTARCPYGPRPAEQVIAFTRQMTRFLIQKEIKLLVIACNTATAVALDIIRQEIQIPVVGVILPGTRAAVKATNNYKIGVIGTEGTIKSASYQKALQSKTPNITVHSLACPKFAPLVESNQFSSPVAKKVVAETLLPLQYSGMDTLILGCTHYPLLRPIIQNIVGSNVHLIDSGAETVGEVSVLLDYFAIANSSDNKTPNYEFYTTGSTKMFDEIANEWLNDIFVQSKHVDLEGN; from the coding sequence ATGGGAAATAAGCGCGCAATCGGTCTGATTGATTCCGGTGTGGGCGGATTGACCGTTTTAAAAGAAGCATTAAAACAATTGCCAAATGAAAATTTGATTTATCTTGGTGACACGGCTCGTTGTCCTTATGGTCCCCGACCTGCAGAGCAAGTGATTGCGTTTACAAGACAGATGACACGATTTTTAATCCAAAAAGAGATTAAACTTTTAGTAATAGCTTGTAACACTGCGACAGCAGTTGCATTAGATATTATTCGTCAAGAAATCCAAATTCCAGTAGTCGGCGTTATTTTGCCAGGAACAAGAGCTGCTGTAAAAGCAACTAATAACTATAAAATTGGTGTAATCGGAACCGAAGGAACTATTAAAAGTGCTTCTTATCAAAAAGCACTTCAAAGCAAGACGCCCAATATAACTGTTCATAGTTTGGCTTGTCCTAAATTCGCCCCGTTGGTTGAAAGTAATCAGTTTTCTTCACCTGTGGCAAAAAAAGTAGTAGCCGAGACATTGTTGCCTTTACAATATAGTGGGATGGATACATTAATCTTAGGGTGCACCCACTATCCTTTATTGCGTCCAATTATTCAAAACATCGTAGGAAGTAATGTGCACTTAATTGATTCGGGCGCGGAAACAGTAGGGGAAGTTAGTGTTTTGTTGGACTACTTTGCAATAGCTAATAGTAGCGATAATAAAACGCCTAATTATGAGTTTTATACTACTGGTTCAACAAAAATGTTTGATGAAATTGCTAATGAATGGTTGAATGATATTTTTGTTCAATCAAAACATGTAGATTTGGAAGGGAATTAG
- the rph gene encoding ribonuclease PH, whose protein sequence is MRHDGRQVQQIRPVIIKTNVFKHPEGSVVISFGDTQVVCSATIEERVPHFLRDTGKGWVNAEYSMLPRATQTRNRRESAKGKLSGRTMEIQRLIARSLRAVVDLEKLGERSIIVDCDVLQADGGTRTASITGAFVALRLAINKLLQANVLTEDPIKEHLAAISVGILSDGTCVTDLDYVEDFEASVDMNVVMTESGQFVELQGTGEESTFNGEELNEMLVYAKHAINDLIAFQKEALLGNVALKEVIINENPKTIVIATKNPGKAKEFDALFSAAGYQVKTLLDYPEIPEVEETGHTFEENARLKAETIAHLLNRPVLADDSGLSVDALNGMPGVYSARFAGEMKSDAANNAKLLHELTHVPDEDRTAHFHCTLVFAAPEKNSLSVSADWPGRIGRIPRGDDGFGYDPLFIPQGMEKTAAELSRTEKNAISHRGQAMKKLQKEWRTWLEA, encoded by the coding sequence ATGAGACATGATGGTCGCCAAGTACAACAGATTCGTCCTGTAATAATTAAGACAAATGTATTTAAACATCCTGAAGGTTCGGTGGTTATTTCATTTGGAGATACGCAAGTAGTTTGTTCTGCTACAATTGAGGAACGCGTGCCACATTTTTTAAGAGATACTGGTAAGGGCTGGGTAAATGCAGAGTACAGTATGCTCCCTCGGGCGACACAGACTCGCAATCGGCGCGAAAGTGCCAAAGGAAAGTTATCTGGTCGAACGATGGAGATCCAACGTTTAATCGCACGCTCATTGCGAGCTGTTGTTGATTTAGAAAAATTGGGTGAAAGAAGTATTATTGTGGATTGTGATGTACTACAAGCTGATGGGGGAACTAGAACAGCCAGTATTACGGGGGCATTTGTTGCTTTGCGCTTGGCGATAAATAAACTCCTTCAGGCTAATGTGTTAACAGAAGACCCGATTAAAGAACATTTAGCGGCTATTAGTGTGGGCATTTTATCTGATGGGACGTGTGTAACAGACTTGGATTATGTTGAAGATTTTGAAGCGTCTGTTGACATGAATGTCGTTATGACAGAAAGTGGTCAATTTGTAGAGTTGCAAGGAACGGGAGAAGAAAGTACTTTTAATGGTGAAGAATTAAATGAAATGTTAGTTTATGCAAAACATGCCATTAACGACCTAATTGCTTTTCAAAAAGAAGCATTGTTGGGTAACGTAGCTTTAAAAGAAGTGATAATAAATGAGAATCCTAAAACAATTGTTATTGCTACTAAAAATCCTGGTAAGGCAAAAGAATTTGATGCTTTGTTTAGCGCGGCTGGTTACCAGGTTAAAACGTTATTGGACTACCCGGAAATTCCTGAAGTAGAAGAAACTGGACATACCTTTGAAGAAAATGCTCGTTTAAAAGCTGAAACGATTGCTCACCTTTTAAACCGACCAGTATTGGCAGATGATTCTGGTTTATCAGTCGATGCTTTAAACGGAATGCCTGGCGTGTATTCAGCGCGATTTGCTGGTGAAATGAAAAGCGATGCTGCCAATAACGCTAAATTACTTCATGAATTAACACATGTTCCAGATGAAGATCGTACTGCACATTTTCACTGCACATTGGTTTTTGCTGCTCCTGAAAAAAATAGTTTATCTGTCTCAGCAGATTGGCCGGGGCGGATAGGCAGAATTCCAAGAGGTGATGACGGTTTTGGCTATGATCCGCTATTTATTCCGCAAGGGATGGAAAAAACAGCGGCTGAATTAAGTCGTACTGAAAAAAATGCAATTAGTCATCGGGGACAAGCTATGAAAAAACTGCAAAAAGAGTGGCGTACATGGTTAGAAGCATAA
- a CDS encoding metallophosphoesterase translates to MKYLVVSDNHGDREILVDILNHRRNEVDYFFHCGDSELPSNDELFQTYNVVTGNCDFDPGFKSYLVVKTPQDIIYMTHGHLSNVRFGLTQVSLEAKEKQADICLFGHTHQIGCEAVKGCLYLNPGSISQPRGPIQIQSYAIIESTTDSWEIQYYDRTHIAVSELNFRFKK, encoded by the coding sequence ATGAAATATTTAGTAGTTAGTGATAATCATGGTGATCGGGAAATCTTAGTTGATATCTTAAACCATCGTCGTAACGAAGTGGATTATTTCTTTCATTGTGGCGATTCAGAATTACCGAGTAATGATGAATTGTTTCAAACTTATAATGTCGTTACAGGTAATTGTGATTTTGATCCTGGCTTCAAATCATATCTAGTGGTTAAAACGCCACAGGATATAATTTACATGACTCATGGACATTTATCGAATGTTCGTTTTGGTTTAACCCAAGTTTCGCTAGAAGCCAAAGAGAAACAAGCAGATATTTGTCTTTTTGGTCATACCCATCAAATTGGTTGTGAAGCGGTAAAAGGATGTTTGTATTTAAACCCAGGCAGTATCTCGCAGCCAAGAGGACCTATTCAAATTCAAAGCTATGCCATTATTGAAAGTACGACAGATAGCTGGGAGATACAGTATTACGATCGCACTCATATAGCAGTTAGCGAATTGAACTTCCGTTTCAAAAAATAA